Proteins from a single region of Gemmatirosa kalamazoonensis:
- the leuD gene encoding 3-isopropylmalate dehydratase small subunit yields MTSWTFTSPYVSLPRDNVDTDQIIPARFLTTTRRDGLGPHAFHDWRYEPGGEPRAEFPVNRAESLGARVLVAGDNFGCGSSREHAVWALLGAGFRAVVSSSFADIFRGNALGNGLLPIQVDAATLERLHAAQSPDAAVTVDLAARTLTLPDGDEVRFPVAPFARHCLLHGIDEMDFLLGAAEDVDRHERSRPSMIDTTASWEAA; encoded by the coding sequence ATGACCTCGTGGACGTTCACCTCGCCCTACGTCTCGCTCCCGCGCGACAACGTCGACACCGACCAGATCATCCCGGCGCGCTTCCTCACGACGACGCGGCGCGACGGCCTCGGCCCGCACGCGTTCCACGACTGGCGCTACGAGCCCGGCGGCGAGCCGCGCGCCGAGTTTCCCGTGAACCGCGCGGAATCGTTAGGCGCGCGCGTGCTCGTGGCGGGCGACAACTTCGGCTGCGGGTCGTCGCGCGAGCACGCGGTGTGGGCGCTGCTCGGCGCCGGGTTCCGGGCGGTCGTGTCGAGCTCCTTCGCCGACATCTTCCGCGGCAACGCGCTCGGCAACGGGCTGCTTCCCATCCAGGTGGACGCGGCGACGCTCGAGCGGCTCCATGCCGCGCAGTCGCCCGACGCCGCGGTGACGGTGGATCTCGCCGCGCGCACGCTCACGCTCCCCGATGGCGACGAGGTGCGCTTCCCGGTGGCGCCGTTCGCGCGCCACTGCCTGCTCCACGGCATCGACGAGATGGACTTCCTGCTCGGCGCCGCGGAGGACGTCGACCGGCACGAGCGGAGCCGTCCGTCGATGATCGACACGACCGCGTCGTGGGAGGCCGCGTGA
- the leuC gene encoding 3-isopropylmalate dehydratase large subunit: MSVPRTLFEKLWDRHVVRAETLDTPAVLYVDLHLVHEVTSAQAFDELRRRGIRVRAPHRTIATMDHSTPTTPGGFAALPVLDDANRSRQAQVETLARNCAEFGVPLLPLGDARQGIVHVIGPELGLTQPGMTVVCGDSHTSTHGAFGALAFGVGTSQVAHVLATQCLLQTKPKTLEVRVDGALAPGVSAKDVILAVCATLGVGGATGHVIEYTGAVIRGLSMEERMTVCNMSIEAGARAGMVAPDDTTFAYLQGRPHAPTGAAWDAAVADWRALATDAGATFDRSVTIDGSALRPMITYGTNPGMGVPIDAAVPDPDRLDDRAERENAWRALRYMGLTPGNPLAGTPVDVVFLGSCTNSRLSDLRDAARVLRGRHVAPNVRALVVPGSQQVKRAAEAEGLHHVFQEAGAEWREAGCSMCIAMNGDQLRPGQLAVSTSNRNFEGRQGSGGRTLLASPLTAAAAAVTGVITDPRTLLAGGAPA; the protein is encoded by the coding sequence GTGAGCGTTCCACGGACGCTCTTCGAGAAGCTGTGGGACCGTCACGTCGTGCGCGCCGAGACGCTCGACACGCCGGCGGTGCTCTACGTCGATCTGCACCTCGTGCACGAGGTCACCTCCGCGCAGGCGTTCGACGAGCTGCGCCGCCGCGGGATCCGCGTGCGCGCGCCGCACCGCACGATCGCGACGATGGACCACTCCACGCCGACGACGCCGGGCGGCTTCGCGGCGCTGCCGGTGCTCGACGACGCGAACCGGTCGCGCCAGGCGCAGGTGGAGACGCTCGCGCGCAACTGCGCGGAGTTCGGCGTGCCGCTGCTGCCGTTGGGCGACGCGCGGCAGGGGATCGTGCACGTCATCGGGCCGGAGCTCGGCCTCACGCAGCCCGGCATGACCGTCGTCTGCGGCGACAGCCACACCAGCACGCACGGCGCGTTCGGCGCGCTCGCGTTCGGCGTCGGCACGTCGCAGGTGGCGCACGTGCTGGCGACGCAGTGCCTGCTGCAGACGAAGCCGAAGACGCTCGAGGTGCGCGTCGACGGCGCGCTCGCTCCCGGCGTGAGCGCGAAGGACGTCATCCTCGCCGTCTGCGCCACGCTCGGCGTCGGCGGCGCGACGGGACACGTCATCGAGTACACCGGGGCCGTGATCCGCGGGCTGTCGATGGAGGAGCGGATGACGGTATGCAACATGTCGATCGAGGCGGGCGCGCGGGCCGGCATGGTCGCCCCCGACGACACGACGTTCGCGTACCTCCAGGGACGCCCACACGCGCCGACCGGCGCCGCGTGGGACGCCGCGGTCGCCGACTGGCGCGCGCTCGCCACCGACGCGGGCGCGACGTTCGACCGGTCCGTGACGATCGACGGCAGCGCGCTGCGGCCCATGATCACCTACGGCACGAACCCGGGGATGGGCGTGCCGATCGACGCGGCGGTCCCCGACCCCGATCGGCTCGACGACCGCGCGGAGCGCGAGAATGCGTGGCGCGCGCTCCGGTACATGGGCCTCACGCCCGGGAACCCGCTCGCCGGCACGCCGGTGGACGTCGTGTTTCTCGGGAGCTGCACGAACTCGCGGCTCAGCGACCTGCGCGACGCGGCGCGCGTGCTGCGCGGCCGGCACGTGGCGCCTAACGTCCGCGCGCTCGTCGTCCCCGGCTCGCAGCAGGTGAAGCGCGCCGCCGAGGCGGAGGGGCTGCATCACGTCTTCCAGGAGGCGGGCGCGGAGTGGCGCGAGGCGGGCTGCTCGATGTGCATCGCGATGAACGGCGACCAGCTCCGCCCGGGCCAGCTCGCGGTGTCGACGAGCAACCGCAACTTCGAGGGGCGGCAGGGGAGCGGCGGCCGCACGCTGCTCGCCAGCCCGCTCACCGCCGCCGCCGCCGCCGTCACCGGCGTCATCACCGACCCGCGTACCCTGCTCGCCGGAGGAGCACCCGCATGA
- a CDS encoding ATP-binding cassette domain-containing protein encodes MSRDPSVLVADGVGKWFGSRRVLAAATLRAVPNEVRVLLGRNGAGKSTLLKIAAGWLQPDSGVVHFAGRAYLRPSLSRLARHGLFYLADHDLLFPTLTVRHQLELLRRRFDGGDVDEALTLAGVAALAERVPPSLSGGELRRAEFAAALVRRPRCLLADEPFRGVAPRDAEALVAVVRRLARDGCAVVATGHEVPTLFEAADHVTWCTGGMTYDLGPPDAARAHHDFRREYLGPRAS; translated from the coding sequence GTGAGTCGCGACCCGAGCGTGCTCGTCGCCGACGGTGTCGGGAAGTGGTTCGGCAGCCGCCGCGTGCTCGCCGCGGCGACGCTGCGCGCGGTGCCTAACGAGGTGCGCGTGCTGTTGGGCCGCAACGGCGCCGGCAAGTCCACGCTGCTCAAGATCGCCGCGGGATGGCTGCAACCGGACAGCGGCGTGGTGCACTTCGCCGGGCGCGCGTACCTGCGGCCGTCGCTGTCGCGGCTGGCGCGGCACGGGCTGTTCTACCTGGCGGACCACGACCTGCTCTTCCCCACGCTCACCGTGCGGCACCAGCTCGAGCTGCTGCGCCGACGGTTCGACGGCGGCGACGTGGACGAGGCGCTGACGCTCGCCGGTGTCGCGGCGCTCGCCGAGCGCGTGCCGCCGTCGCTGTCGGGCGGCGAGCTGCGCCGCGCCGAGTTCGCCGCGGCGCTCGTGCGACGGCCGCGCTGTCTGCTCGCCGACGAGCCGTTCCGCGGGGTGGCGCCGCGCGATGCGGAGGCGCTCGTGGCCGTGGTGCGTCGCCTGGCGCGCGACGGCTGCGCGGTGGTCGCGACCGGGCACGAGGTGCCGACGCTGTTCGAGGCGGCGGACCACGTGACGTGGTGCACGGGCGGCATGACGTACGACCTCGGCCCGCCCGACGCGGCGCGCGCGCATCACGACTTCCGCCGCGAGTACCTGGGCCCGCGCGCGTCGTGA
- a CDS encoding 2-isopropylmalate synthase translates to MSAPTEPSPVRIFDTTLRDGEQSPGCTMSLAEKLDVARALARLGVDVIEAGFPAASPGDAEAVHAIAESLGTGGPVVCGLARATESDIVTCAAAIAPAARRRLHTFLATSDIHLRHKLRISRDEAIARAHAAVSLARTLVDDVEFSPEDATRSDPDFLCEVLAAAVDAGATTLNVPDTVGYATTAEYEALVARVCALAARSPGVVVSTHCHDDLGLAVANSLAGVRAGARQVECTINGIGERAGNAALEEVVMALLTRADHFGVGTTVDTRELTRLSRLVTACTGAHVAPNKAVVGANAFAHEAGIHQDGMLKHRATYEIMTPESVGADGSSLVLGKHSGRHALRRRLESMGLSLDDARFDEVFARFKELADRKKVVDARDLRALVTAAHEHVATGWALLQLQVASGTHVIPTATVRVRAPGGGTHVASGTGSGPVDASCRALNAVVGEVGELEGFTVRAVTEGIAAAGEVTVRVRDVHTGRTHLGHGVHTDVVTASAEAYVDAINRLYMARDSQAERGAWSGERGGTDSVAPRSPLHAPRSAYPSPAGATEVVS, encoded by the coding sequence GTGAGCGCGCCCACCGAGCCGTCACCGGTCCGCATCTTCGACACCACGCTCCGCGACGGCGAGCAGTCGCCGGGGTGCACGATGTCGCTCGCCGAGAAGCTCGACGTCGCCCGCGCGCTCGCGCGACTCGGCGTCGACGTCATCGAGGCCGGCTTCCCCGCCGCGTCGCCCGGGGACGCCGAGGCCGTGCACGCGATCGCCGAGTCGTTAGGCACCGGCGGGCCCGTCGTGTGTGGGCTCGCGCGGGCGACCGAGAGCGACATCGTGACGTGTGCCGCGGCGATCGCGCCCGCGGCGCGCCGTCGGCTGCACACGTTCCTCGCCACGTCGGACATCCACCTCCGCCACAAGCTCCGCATCTCGCGCGACGAGGCGATCGCGCGCGCGCACGCGGCCGTGTCGCTCGCGCGCACGCTCGTCGACGACGTGGAGTTCTCGCCGGAGGACGCGACGCGCTCCGACCCCGACTTCCTGTGCGAGGTGCTCGCCGCGGCGGTCGACGCCGGCGCGACGACGCTGAACGTGCCCGACACCGTCGGCTACGCGACGACGGCGGAGTACGAGGCGCTCGTCGCGCGCGTCTGCGCGCTCGCCGCGCGCTCGCCGGGCGTCGTCGTGTCGACGCACTGCCACGACGACCTCGGGCTCGCGGTGGCGAACTCGCTCGCCGGCGTGCGCGCCGGGGCGCGGCAGGTGGAGTGCACCATCAACGGCATCGGCGAGCGCGCGGGCAACGCGGCGCTCGAGGAGGTCGTGATGGCGCTGCTCACGCGCGCCGACCACTTCGGCGTCGGCACCACGGTCGACACGCGCGAGCTGACGCGGCTGTCGCGCCTCGTGACCGCGTGCACCGGCGCGCACGTCGCGCCGAACAAGGCCGTCGTGGGCGCGAACGCGTTCGCGCACGAGGCCGGGATCCACCAGGACGGGATGCTGAAGCATCGCGCGACGTACGAGATCATGACGCCGGAGTCGGTGGGCGCCGACGGCTCGTCGCTCGTCCTCGGCAAGCACTCGGGGCGCCACGCGCTGCGCCGCCGGCTGGAGTCGATGGGCCTCTCGCTCGACGACGCGCGCTTCGACGAGGTGTTCGCGCGGTTCAAGGAGCTCGCCGACCGCAAGAAGGTGGTCGACGCGCGCGACCTGCGCGCGCTGGTCACCGCGGCGCACGAGCACGTGGCGACCGGATGGGCGCTGCTGCAGCTCCAGGTCGCGAGCGGCACGCACGTCATCCCGACGGCGACGGTGCGCGTGCGCGCGCCCGGCGGCGGCACACACGTCGCCTCCGGCACCGGCAGCGGCCCGGTGGACGCGAGCTGCCGCGCGCTGAACGCGGTCGTCGGTGAGGTCGGCGAGCTCGAAGGGTTCACGGTGCGCGCGGTGACCGAGGGGATCGCCGCCGCGGGCGAGGTGACGGTACGCGTGCGCGACGTCCACACCGGCCGCACGCACCTCGGCCACGGTGTGCATACCGATGTGGTCACCGCATCGGCCGAAGCGTACGTCGACGCCATCAATCGCCTGTACATGGCACGAGACAGCCAGGCCGAGCGCGGAGCGTGGAGCGGGGAGCGTGGAGGGACTGATTCGGTCGCTCCACGCTCCCCGCTCCACGCTCCACGCTCGGCATACCCGTCGCCGGCGGGTGCCACGGAGGTGGTGTCGTGA
- a CDS encoding chromate resistance protein ChrB domain-containing protein, whose amino-acid sequence MADTPRWLLLVTHLPPKPDYLRVKLRRRIQRIGALPLKGSVYVLPLRDGTTEDLMWLRAELLADGADAVVFAATPLAGVTDAQLAALFGDADAAEPTAEEPRDERATGRTWVTRAGVFVDRIASAWLVRRFIDPEARFAFTSDARYAPRPGEVRFDMFQGEYTHEGDRCTFETLLARFDLDAPALRAIGEIVHDVDMRDGKFERPEAAGVEAVLAGLVHEEADDARRIERGAAVFDALYARLGGADR is encoded by the coding sequence ATGGCCGACACGCCGCGGTGGCTCCTGCTCGTCACGCACCTCCCGCCGAAGCCCGACTACCTGCGCGTGAAGCTGCGGCGGCGCATCCAGCGGATCGGCGCGCTGCCGCTCAAAGGCTCGGTGTACGTGCTGCCGCTGCGCGACGGGACCACCGAGGACCTGATGTGGCTCCGCGCGGAGCTGCTCGCCGACGGGGCCGACGCCGTGGTCTTCGCCGCCACGCCGCTCGCGGGCGTGACCGACGCGCAGCTCGCCGCGCTGTTCGGCGACGCGGACGCGGCGGAGCCGACCGCGGAGGAACCGCGCGACGAGCGCGCGACGGGACGGACGTGGGTCACGCGCGCCGGCGTCTTCGTCGACCGCATCGCGAGCGCGTGGCTCGTTCGCCGCTTCATCGATCCCGAGGCCCGCTTCGCGTTCACGTCGGACGCGCGGTACGCGCCGCGTCCGGGCGAGGTCCGCTTCGACATGTTCCAGGGCGAGTACACGCACGAGGGCGACCGCTGCACGTTCGAGACGCTGCTCGCGCGCTTCGATCTCGACGCGCCGGCGCTGCGCGCGATCGGCGAGATCGTGCACGATGTCGACATGCGCGACGGGAAGTTCGAGCGACCGGAGGCGGCGGGCGTGGAGGCGGTGCTCGCGGGGCTCGTGCACGAGGAGGCCGACGACGCACGCCGGATCGAGCGCGGTGCGGCGGTCTTCGATGCCCTGTACGCGCGGCTCGGCGGGGCGGATCGTTAG